Part of the Synechococcus sp. MU1617 genome, GGGGATCAAGTTTTCAGGGATATGGGGCGGATCGTCGGAATCGATCTGGGGACCACCAATTCGGTTGTCGCTGTGCTGGAGGCAGGTCGTCCCCATGTGATCGCCAATGCCGAGGGCGGACGAACCACCCCTTCCGTTGTCGGATACACCAAAGATCAGGAACTGCTGGTGGGGCAACTGGCCCGGCGCCAGCTGGTGCTCAGCCCCCGCAACACCTTTTCCAACCTGAAGCGGTTCGTTGGTCGTGACTGGGACGAACTGGAGGACAGCAGCTTGTCTGTGCCTTACACAGTGCGTGCCAATGACCAGGGACAGGTCCGGGTGCCCTGCCCGGTGACCGAGCGGGAGTACGCCCCTGAAGAACTGGTGGCCAGCATCATTCGCAAGCTTGTCGATGATGCGTCCACCTACCTGGGTGAACCGGTGGAAGCCGCGGTGGTCACCGTCCCCGCCTATTTCAATGATGCGCAGCGACAAGCCACTCGCGACGCCGGACGCTTGGCCGGGATTTCGGTGGAGCGCATCCTCAATGAGCCCACGGCGGCTGCCCTGGCCTATGGATTTGATCGCAGCGCCGTCAAGCGGGTGCTCGTCTTCGACCTGGGTGGAGGCACTTTTGATGTGTCATTGCTGCGCATTGCCAACGGGGTTTTTGACGTCAAGGCGACCAACGGCGACACCCAACTCGGCGGTAACGACTTTGATCAGCGCATCGTCAACTGGCTCGCCGATGCTTTTGAAGCAGAGCACAAGGTTGATCTGCGGCGCGATCGTCAGGCGTTGCAGCGGTTGACGGAAGCCGCTGAAAAAGCGAAGCAGGAACTCTCCGGCGTGCTGAGCACCCCAATTTCGCTGCCGTTTATTGCCACCGGCAGCGAGGGTCCGCTGCACATCGAAACCCGCTTGGATCGCGCCACCTTCGAAGGGCTCTGCCCCGATCTGCTGGATCGTCTGCTGAGTCCGGTTCAAGCGGCCCTGCGCGACTCCGGCTGGGCGGCCGACGACATCGATGACGTCGTGCTGGTGGGTGGCGCCACGCGGATGCCGATGGTGCAGCAATTGGTGCGCACCCTGGTGCCGATCGATCCCTGCCAATCGGTGAATCCCGATGAGGTGGTGGCGATCGGTGCTGCCGTTCAGGCGGGGATCCTCACGGGCGAACTCAGGGATCTGTTGCTGAACGACGTCACCCCGCTGTCGCTCGGACTGGAGACGATCGGTGGACTGATGAAGGTGCTGATCCCTCGCAACACCCCGATTCCGGTTCGCCAGTCCGATGTGTTCAGCACTTCGGAAGCCAATCAGTCGTCCGTGGAAATTCATGTCTGGCAAGGGGAGCGCCAGATGGCGACGGACAACAAATCCCTCGGTCGTTTCCGTCTCTCCGGCATACCACCGGCCCCGCGGGGGGTGCCCCAGGTGCAGGTGGCCTTTGATATCGATGCCAATGGCCTGCTGCAGGTCAGTGCCACCGACCGCACCACGGGCCGCAAGCAGTCTGTGTCGATCCAGGGCGGCTCGAACCTCAATGAGGAGGATGTGACCGCTCTGTTGGCGGAAGCCGAAGCCAGGGCTGATGAGGACAGGCGCAAACGCAACCAGATCGAGCGCCGCAACAGGGCTCAGACCTTGCTTGCCCAGGCGGAACGGCGGCTGCGGGATGCCTCACTCGAGCTGGGGCCCTATGGAGCTGAACGTCAGCAACGGGCCGTTGAAATGGCCATGCGTGACGTGCAGGATTGCCTCGCCAACGATGACCTTCAGGAGCTTGATCTCTGCGTGAGTGGTCTGGAGGAGGCGTTGTTCGGGTTGAACCGTCGTCTGTCGGCGGAACGTCAGGCCGATGGCAGTCCGCTTCAGGGCATTCGCAACACCCTGGGCTCGCTCAAAGATGAGCTGTTTGCTGATGACTGGGACGACGACCCCTGGGGTCCTCCCAGCCGTCCGGGTGAACGTGGCCGTGGTCTGAGCCGTCGTGACCCTGCACCTTGGGACGATGACATCTACCGCTGAGCCTGATTACTGGTCTCTGCTGGGGGTCGATTCCGACTGCACGGATCAGCAACTCAAACGGGCCTTTCGCCGGGAAGCACGCCGCTGGCATCCCGATCTCAACAGCAATGATCCCGTTGCTGAGGAGCGCTTCAAGTTGGTCAATGAGGCCTATGCGGTGCTCAGCGATCCCCGCCGGCGCCAGGCCTGGCAGCAGGGGGGTGGATCCAGGGCGGATGTCGCCGATCCTTTTGCCCAGGGCTTCCCTGATTTTGAGGACTACCTCGATGTGATCTTCGGCGGCGGATCAGGTCGATCGGCCGCTCAGGTTGAGGAAGAGCCCGATCCACCCTTCCGAAGTCCAGTGTCGGCACCGCCGCCACCGCCGCCGGTGCGTGCTGTGGAAGATCTCGAGTCAGTGGTTCATCTCACCCCGGATCAGGCGCTCCAGGGAACCATGGTGGAACTGACGCTCGATGACGGCACGATGATCGAGCTGAATACACCTCCCTTGGCAGGAGATGGCTGGCGTTTGCGGCTTGAAGGCGTTGCCCCCGGTGGCCGTGATCATTTCCTGCAGCTTCGGGTTGTGACTGACGATGGGCTGCGGATTGACGGTCTGCGGGTGTTGTACAAGCTGATGCTGTTCCCGCCGGATGCGGCACTGGGCTGCGCTGTGGATGTGCCGACCCTGGATGGACCCGTGACGCTGCAGGTGCCTCCAGGCTCATCCAGTGGACGTTTGCTGCGGCTGCGGGGGCGCGGGCTGCAGCTGGATGACGAGCGCGGGGACCAGCTGGTGGAGATTGTTGTGGTGATCCCCTCTGATCTGGGGGATGCGGAACGGGCCCTGTACCGGCGGCTTCAGGAACTGGCGAGCGAATCTGAGCAGGGTGGTTGACGATGGGTGAGACTCCGGTCCGGTTGATCTGACAGTTGTTCCCGATGCGCGTCCACGTCCTGCTCTTTGATGCCGGTACGGATAGCGAAGGCATCCACTCGCTTGAAATCTCCGGACGGACCGTGGTTCTGTTGTTTGAGAATCCCGACGATGCCGAGCGTTATGCCGGTCTTCTGGAAGCCCAGGATTTTCCTGTCCCCACGGTGGAGGCCCTCGACCGTGAAGACGTTGATCTCTTCTGCCGTGAGGCCGGCTACGAGGCTCGCCTGATCGAGTCGGGTTTTGTGCCCAGCAATGACGAGGAGCGTCTGTTCATGGCACCGCCCCAGAGCAACCGCGATGTGAGCAATTGGCAAGACGACGCTGGTTCTGACGACGCGATGGCTGGGCAGCAGGCCGTGGAGCCGGCGCGCCAGGGGCTGGAGACCGAACCGGAGTCGAATCCTGAACTGGATGAGCTGCGTCGGCGCCTGGAAGGGCTGCTCTGAGCCATGGCCGTGTTTGACCCCGATCTGCAGCCCTCCAGCGACCGCGGCCATCTGCTCACCGAGCAGAGCAACCAGCGCAGTTCACGCCTGGATCAACTCGACACACTGGCGCTGGTTGAGTTGTTTGCAGACGAGGATCGTCGCCCTCAGGAAGCAGTCGCCGCGGTGGCCCCAGCCCTGGCCCAGGCGGTTGATGCTGTTGCCGAGCGCCTCCGTGCCGGTGGCCGCCTCTTTTATCTCGGTGCTGGCACCTCCGGACGGCTTGGAGTGTTGGACGCCGCGGAATGCCCCCCCACCTTCTGCAGTGATCCCCAGCAGGTGCAAGGCGTTCTCGCCGGTGGCTCCGCAGCGCTGCTGCGCAGTTCTGAGGGGCTTGAGGACATTGAGGCCGCCGGTCGCGCTGATCTCGAGGAGCGAGGCTTCTGCTCCAAGGACTGCCTGGTGGGCATCGCTGCCGGTGGCACCACCCCCTATGTGCGCGGTGGACTGGCGTTCGCGACAAACATCGGCGCCCTTGCCATCGCTATGGCCTGCGTTCCGACGGAGCAGGCCCCTCTGCCCTGCGACATCGACATCCGCCTGCTCACAGGCCCTGAGTTGCTGACGGGATCCACAAGGATGAAGGCTGGAACCGCCACAAAACTGGCGTTGAACACCCTCTCCACCGCCGTGATGGTGAAGCTGGGCAAGGTCTATGGCAATCGGATGGTGGATGTGGCCGCCAGCAACAGCAAGCTGGTGGACCGCTCATTGCGGATTCTGCGTGATCTGGCTGGCGTGGAGCGGGAGCGGGGGCTGACACTGCTGGAGGACGCCGGCGGATCGGTGAAACTCGCCTTGCTGATGGCCGCTGCGGCGTTGTCGGTGGATCAGGCTGAAGCTCTGCTGCAGCATCACGACCAACAGCTGCGTCCAGCCCTGGACGCCTGCGCCGCTCAGCTGGCGGAAGCCTGATTGAACGGTCCCCAGTAGGGGGTGGTGAACAGATCGAGGTTGGAGCGGGTCTGCGCTGGCACCTGATCCTTGGGCGTGATCAGGGCATCGGCGAGGGCTGTGTGGGCTGGCGAGGCGGGGGGCTCGTGCTTGAGCCGCTGCATCAATCCACTCAGGATCGGTTCGGTGGCCGAGGCATTGGCCTGGAGATTGCCGATCACCATCTCCACCGAGACGGCGTCGTGGTCCTCGTGCCAGCAATCGAAGTCGGTGACCATGCTCAAAGAGGCATAGGCCAGTTCTGCCTCTCGGGCTAGGCGGGCTTCGGTGTGATTGGTCATCCCGATCACCGAACAGCCCCAGGAGCGGTAGAGCTT contains:
- the dnaK gene encoding molecular chaperone DnaK, yielding MGRIVGIDLGTTNSVVAVLEAGRPHVIANAEGGRTTPSVVGYTKDQELLVGQLARRQLVLSPRNTFSNLKRFVGRDWDELEDSSLSVPYTVRANDQGQVRVPCPVTEREYAPEELVASIIRKLVDDASTYLGEPVEAAVVTVPAYFNDAQRQATRDAGRLAGISVERILNEPTAAALAYGFDRSAVKRVLVFDLGGGTFDVSLLRIANGVFDVKATNGDTQLGGNDFDQRIVNWLADAFEAEHKVDLRRDRQALQRLTEAAEKAKQELSGVLSTPISLPFIATGSEGPLHIETRLDRATFEGLCPDLLDRLLSPVQAALRDSGWAADDIDDVVLVGGATRMPMVQQLVRTLVPIDPCQSVNPDEVVAIGAAVQAGILTGELRDLLLNDVTPLSLGLETIGGLMKVLIPRNTPIPVRQSDVFSTSEANQSSVEIHVWQGERQMATDNKSLGRFRLSGIPPAPRGVPQVQVAFDIDANGLLQVSATDRTTGRKQSVSIQGGSNLNEEDVTALLAEAEARADEDRRKRNQIERRNRAQTLLAQAERRLRDASLELGPYGAERQQRAVEMAMRDVQDCLANDDLQELDLCVSGLEEALFGLNRRLSAERQADGSPLQGIRNTLGSLKDELFADDWDDDPWGPPSRPGERGRGLSRRDPAPWDDDIYR
- a CDS encoding DnaJ domain-containing protein, which encodes MTSTAEPDYWSLLGVDSDCTDQQLKRAFRREARRWHPDLNSNDPVAEERFKLVNEAYAVLSDPRRRQAWQQGGGSRADVADPFAQGFPDFEDYLDVIFGGGSGRSAAQVEEEPDPPFRSPVSAPPPPPPVRAVEDLESVVHLTPDQALQGTMVELTLDDGTMIELNTPPLAGDGWRLRLEGVAPGGRDHFLQLRVVTDDGLRIDGLRVLYKLMLFPPDAALGCAVDVPTLDGPVTLQVPPGSSSGRLLRLRGRGLQLDDERGDQLVEIVVVIPSDLGDAERALYRRLQELASESEQGG
- a CDS encoding DUF3110 domain-containing protein, encoding MRVHVLLFDAGTDSEGIHSLEISGRTVVLLFENPDDAERYAGLLEAQDFPVPTVEALDREDVDLFCREAGYEARLIESGFVPSNDEERLFMAPPQSNRDVSNWQDDAGSDDAMAGQQAVEPARQGLETEPESNPELDELRRRLEGLL
- the murQ gene encoding N-acetylmuramic acid 6-phosphate etherase, giving the protein MAVFDPDLQPSSDRGHLLTEQSNQRSSRLDQLDTLALVELFADEDRRPQEAVAAVAPALAQAVDAVAERLRAGGRLFYLGAGTSGRLGVLDAAECPPTFCSDPQQVQGVLAGGSAALLRSSEGLEDIEAAGRADLEERGFCSKDCLVGIAAGGTTPYVRGGLAFATNIGALAIAMACVPTEQAPLPCDIDIRLLTGPELLTGSTRMKAGTATKLALNTLSTAVMVKLGKVYGNRMVDVAASNSKLVDRSLRILRDLAGVERERGLTLLEDAGGSVKLALLMAAAALSVDQAEALLQHHDQQLRPALDACAAQLAEA